One window of the Hippocampus zosterae strain Florida chromosome 8, ASM2543408v3, whole genome shotgun sequence genome contains the following:
- the haus5 gene encoding HAUS augmin-like complex subunit 5 isoform X1: protein MSSRMADKHLVQDLKLWATEEFNFPPESLPPDSYLKTLCAGRGRSIWKYIINHVFQQRTVKLRRGNLHWYKMLQDNEAKQREGQSVAAKKSELQSKIEQLKSEIGHLDSEIRATEEQLVTRERSISSTWAQVEDSQERNIFLQAFKQSCVSGRKMLSSDIQEINGYCQDLEQMARKAEVEVLFENQLPSNCDVDALLFKSPVEAQVLRQVRKLCNDRVHFYQSLQESELKTADFGRMTGGQRSAVFQYWLNGVVNLMDVYPPKHILAALQHLASEEQKALDAKVSSLDVTQDVKALGFRYESNLLLDISAEDDDDLPPEALLQAARQEVKERFDELSQTHSRVQQLHIQLLACRQQAEQKVSSLVDDRKNDALALSVLDLELQCVMKAAVRDHIREWCIQVDQDARGQQESLRKLRSQRQTIVDFRQQVVQRQEQITSLIKGNSSAKTELIRMHEELQDFLKSKLLPQCQDVTAAANSIRNSISKEVRQMGNISLQALDRRTVDGIQRIPSLWLSIHRLQSPTFSSLCQNMVFPLYRAPEELCAQAYCDQLERRFLSQLLQLHSTTLRKSEEEAAHLLASDQNALLSRVKEEDKKLLKSLVPRARILTQKCAEGLSYGETVQMAISDWWDQPAQHVLPDVQKRGLTFQQWRERWNLAKA from the exons ATGTCAAGCAGGATGGCGGACAAACATCTTGTGCAGGATTTGAAACTTTGGGCGACGGAGGAGTTCAATTTCCCCCCAGAGAGTCTGCCGCCGGACTCCTACTTAAAAAC ACTTTGTGCTGGGAGAGGAAGGTCCATTTGGAAGTATATCATCAATCACGTTTTTCAACAAAG aACTGTGAAGCTCAGGCGAGGCAATCTTCACTG GTACAAAATGCTTCAAGACAATGAG GCGAAGCAACGTGAGGGCCAGAGCGTGGCTGCTAAAAAGAGCGAGCTTCAGAGCAAGATTGAGCAACTCAAAAGTGAGATTGGTCATCTGGACTCTGAGATCAGAGCAACTGAGGAACAACTGGTCACGCGAG AGCGGTCCATCAGTTCTACCTGGGCTCAGGTGGAGGACAGTCAGGAAAGGAATATCTTTCTCCAGGCCTTCAAGCAGAGCTGCGTGTCAGGTCGCAAGATGCTGTCAAGTGACATTCAAGAGATCAATGGCTACTGTCAGGATCTGGAGCAGATGGCCAG GAAAGCAGAGGTTGAGGTGCTGTTTGAGAATCAGCTTCCCAGCAACTGTGATGTTGACGCACTGCTCTTCAAATCTCCAGTGGAAGCACAAGTCCTG CGTCAAGTGAGAAAACTGTGTAACGACAGAGTCCATTTTTATCAGTCTTTACAAGAGAGTGAATTGAAAACGGCAGACTTTGGACG TATGACTGGTGGGCAAAGGTCTGCTGTGTTTCAGTACTGGTTAAATGGTGTTGTG aACCTGATGGATGTTTACCCACCAAAACACATCCTCGCTGCTTTGCAACATTTGGCTTCCGAAGAGCAGAAGGCACTGGATGCGAAAGTCTCCTCTCTGGATGTCACTCAGGATGTGAAAGCTCTTGG GTTCCGTTATGAAAGCAATCTTCTCCTCGACATATCGGCAGAAGACGATGACGACTTGCCGCCTGAGGCCCTATTACAG GCTGCAAGGCAAGAAGTAAAGGAGCGTTTTGATGAATTATCGCAGACTCACTCCAGAGTACAGCAACTCCACATCCAGCTCTTGGCTTGCAGGCAACAGGCTGAACAGAAGGTGTCGAGCCTTGTTGATGACCGCAAAAATGACGCATTGGCACT GTCAGTTTTGGATTTGGAGCTTCAGTGTGTAATGAAGGCTGCAGTCAGGGATCATATTCGAGAGTGGTGCATCCAGGTGGACCAGGATGCCAGAGGCCAACAGGAGTCGCTCCGCAAACTTCGCAGCCAGCGGCAGACCATTGTGGACTTCAGACAACAAGTG GTCCAAAGACAGGAACAGATTACAAGTCTGATTAAAGGAAATTCGTCAGCTAAGACTGAATTGATCCGGATGCATGAGGAG CTACAGGACTTTTTGAAGAGCAAGTTGTTGCCCCAGTGCCAAGATGTCACCGCTGCTGCCAACAGTATAAGGAACTCTATCTCAAAGGAAGTTAGACAGATGGGCAACATTTCGCTTCAAGCTCTGGATCGGAGGACCGTTGATGG AATCCAGAGAATTCCGTCATTGTGGCTGTCCATCCATCGCTTGCAGTCGCCGACTTTCAGCAGCCTGTGTCAGAACATGGTGTTCCCTCTCTACAGG GCTCCAGAAGAGTTGTGTGCCCAGGCGTACTGCGACCAGCTCGAGAGGCGTTTTCTCTCTCAATTACTACAACTGCACTCTACCACCCTGCGGAAGtccgaggaggaggcggcgcatCTACTTGCATCCGATCAGAACG CCTTGCTGTCCAGAGTCAAAGAGGAAGATAAAAAACTTTTGAAGTCTTTGGTGCCAAGGGCCAGAATTCTTACCCAAAAATGTGCCGAAGGTCTTTCTTATGGAGAGACGGTTCAAATGGCCATTTCTGACTG GTGGGATCAGCCAGCCCAGCATGTCCTACCTGATGTCCAAAAGAGAGGATTGACTTTTCAACAGTGGCGAGAGAGGTGGAATCTAGCCAAAGCCTAG
- the haus5 gene encoding HAUS augmin-like complex subunit 5 isoform X2 codes for MADKHLVQDLKLWATEEFNFPPESLPPDSYLKTLCAGRGRSIWKYIINHVFQQRTVKLRRGNLHWYKMLQDNEAKQREGQSVAAKKSELQSKIEQLKSEIGHLDSEIRATEEQLVTRERSISSTWAQVEDSQERNIFLQAFKQSCVSGRKMLSSDIQEINGYCQDLEQMARKAEVEVLFENQLPSNCDVDALLFKSPVEAQVLRQVRKLCNDRVHFYQSLQESELKTADFGRMTGGQRSAVFQYWLNGVVNLMDVYPPKHILAALQHLASEEQKALDAKVSSLDVTQDVKALGFRYESNLLLDISAEDDDDLPPEALLQAARQEVKERFDELSQTHSRVQQLHIQLLACRQQAEQKVSSLVDDRKNDALALSVLDLELQCVMKAAVRDHIREWCIQVDQDARGQQESLRKLRSQRQTIVDFRQQVVQRQEQITSLIKGNSSAKTELIRMHEELQDFLKSKLLPQCQDVTAAANSIRNSISKEVRQMGNISLQALDRRTVDGIQRIPSLWLSIHRLQSPTFSSLCQNMVFPLYRAPEELCAQAYCDQLERRFLSQLLQLHSTTLRKSEEEAAHLLASDQNALLSRVKEEDKKLLKSLVPRARILTQKCAEGLSYGETVQMAISDWWDQPAQHVLPDVQKRGLTFQQWRERWNLAKA; via the exons ATGGCGGACAAACATCTTGTGCAGGATTTGAAACTTTGGGCGACGGAGGAGTTCAATTTCCCCCCAGAGAGTCTGCCGCCGGACTCCTACTTAAAAAC ACTTTGTGCTGGGAGAGGAAGGTCCATTTGGAAGTATATCATCAATCACGTTTTTCAACAAAG aACTGTGAAGCTCAGGCGAGGCAATCTTCACTG GTACAAAATGCTTCAAGACAATGAG GCGAAGCAACGTGAGGGCCAGAGCGTGGCTGCTAAAAAGAGCGAGCTTCAGAGCAAGATTGAGCAACTCAAAAGTGAGATTGGTCATCTGGACTCTGAGATCAGAGCAACTGAGGAACAACTGGTCACGCGAG AGCGGTCCATCAGTTCTACCTGGGCTCAGGTGGAGGACAGTCAGGAAAGGAATATCTTTCTCCAGGCCTTCAAGCAGAGCTGCGTGTCAGGTCGCAAGATGCTGTCAAGTGACATTCAAGAGATCAATGGCTACTGTCAGGATCTGGAGCAGATGGCCAG GAAAGCAGAGGTTGAGGTGCTGTTTGAGAATCAGCTTCCCAGCAACTGTGATGTTGACGCACTGCTCTTCAAATCTCCAGTGGAAGCACAAGTCCTG CGTCAAGTGAGAAAACTGTGTAACGACAGAGTCCATTTTTATCAGTCTTTACAAGAGAGTGAATTGAAAACGGCAGACTTTGGACG TATGACTGGTGGGCAAAGGTCTGCTGTGTTTCAGTACTGGTTAAATGGTGTTGTG aACCTGATGGATGTTTACCCACCAAAACACATCCTCGCTGCTTTGCAACATTTGGCTTCCGAAGAGCAGAAGGCACTGGATGCGAAAGTCTCCTCTCTGGATGTCACTCAGGATGTGAAAGCTCTTGG GTTCCGTTATGAAAGCAATCTTCTCCTCGACATATCGGCAGAAGACGATGACGACTTGCCGCCTGAGGCCCTATTACAG GCTGCAAGGCAAGAAGTAAAGGAGCGTTTTGATGAATTATCGCAGACTCACTCCAGAGTACAGCAACTCCACATCCAGCTCTTGGCTTGCAGGCAACAGGCTGAACAGAAGGTGTCGAGCCTTGTTGATGACCGCAAAAATGACGCATTGGCACT GTCAGTTTTGGATTTGGAGCTTCAGTGTGTAATGAAGGCTGCAGTCAGGGATCATATTCGAGAGTGGTGCATCCAGGTGGACCAGGATGCCAGAGGCCAACAGGAGTCGCTCCGCAAACTTCGCAGCCAGCGGCAGACCATTGTGGACTTCAGACAACAAGTG GTCCAAAGACAGGAACAGATTACAAGTCTGATTAAAGGAAATTCGTCAGCTAAGACTGAATTGATCCGGATGCATGAGGAG CTACAGGACTTTTTGAAGAGCAAGTTGTTGCCCCAGTGCCAAGATGTCACCGCTGCTGCCAACAGTATAAGGAACTCTATCTCAAAGGAAGTTAGACAGATGGGCAACATTTCGCTTCAAGCTCTGGATCGGAGGACCGTTGATGG AATCCAGAGAATTCCGTCATTGTGGCTGTCCATCCATCGCTTGCAGTCGCCGACTTTCAGCAGCCTGTGTCAGAACATGGTGTTCCCTCTCTACAGG GCTCCAGAAGAGTTGTGTGCCCAGGCGTACTGCGACCAGCTCGAGAGGCGTTTTCTCTCTCAATTACTACAACTGCACTCTACCACCCTGCGGAAGtccgaggaggaggcggcgcatCTACTTGCATCCGATCAGAACG CCTTGCTGTCCAGAGTCAAAGAGGAAGATAAAAAACTTTTGAAGTCTTTGGTGCCAAGGGCCAGAATTCTTACCCAAAAATGTGCCGAAGGTCTTTCTTATGGAGAGACGGTTCAAATGGCCATTTCTGACTG GTGGGATCAGCCAGCCCAGCATGTCCTACCTGATGTCCAAAAGAGAGGATTGACTTTTCAACAGTGGCGAGAGAGGTGGAATCTAGCCAAAGCCTAG